A window of Haliscomenobacter hydrossis DSM 1100 contains these coding sequences:
- a CDS encoding mandelate racemase/muconate lactonizing enzyme family protein, giving the protein MKITNVEAFWLRCPIPREKQHFSDYGLLTDFDMTLVVVTTESGLQGFGEAKAAVGSSGVCASIVSCVENEIKPLLLGKDARHISRIWEHIYNGTRDHYSLSRGRKFPILGRRGLTISAMSGVDTALWDLKGKALGVPVVELLGGACRDKMEAYASGGWANADKIGEQLNGYIEKGFNGVKMRVGIMDKTVAESVKRVRAAREAIGDDIKLMTDAHGTFSVPEAKQFCRGVEDCNLYWFEEPISPDNRHGTAEVRASTSIPIAAGESEYTAFDVRDLIEVRALDVVQPDSAIIGGITESMRVAQLAHTYQLELAPHCWGSAFSFMAGVNVAFASPAAVVIEFSLGGNPMMYDLVKEKITVENGMLSAPTAPGLGLTPNWDFVHEFKQKVS; this is encoded by the coding sequence ATGAAAATTACGAACGTTGAAGCATTTTGGCTGCGTTGCCCCATTCCCAGAGAAAAACAGCATTTTTCGGATTACGGCTTGCTAACCGATTTCGACATGACCCTGGTGGTCGTCACTACCGAAAGTGGACTGCAAGGTTTTGGCGAAGCCAAAGCTGCCGTAGGTTCTTCGGGGGTATGCGCCTCGATTGTGAGCTGTGTGGAAAATGAAATCAAACCACTGCTGCTCGGCAAAGACGCCCGCCACATTTCGCGCATTTGGGAGCACATTTACAACGGTACCCGCGACCATTACTCCTTGTCCCGAGGCCGTAAATTCCCGATCCTGGGTCGCCGGGGCCTGACCATTTCCGCCATGAGCGGCGTGGATACAGCGCTGTGGGACTTGAAAGGCAAAGCACTGGGTGTTCCGGTGGTTGAACTTTTGGGCGGTGCCTGCCGGGACAAAATGGAAGCTTACGCGAGCGGCGGCTGGGCCAATGCCGATAAAATCGGCGAGCAACTCAATGGCTACATTGAAAAAGGATTCAATGGCGTAAAAATGCGGGTTGGCATCATGGACAAAACCGTAGCCGAAAGTGTAAAGCGGGTGCGTGCTGCCCGCGAAGCCATCGGCGACGACATCAAACTCATGACCGATGCACATGGGACGTTCAGCGTACCCGAAGCCAAACAATTTTGCCGTGGCGTAGAAGATTGTAACTTGTACTGGTTTGAAGAACCGATCAGTCCGGATAACCGACACGGCACTGCCGAAGTTCGTGCTTCTACTTCTATTCCGATTGCCGCAGGTGAAAGTGAATACACCGCCTTTGACGTGCGGGATCTAATCGAAGTGCGGGCTTTGGATGTGGTCCAACCCGATTCAGCCATCATCGGCGGCATCACGGAGTCCATGCGCGTGGCGCAACTGGCGCACACCTATCAATTGGAATTGGCCCCTCATTGCTGGGGTTCGGCATTTTCGTTCATGGCAGGGGTGAATGTGGCTTTTGCCTCACCCGCAGCAGTCGTGATCGAGTTTTCTTTGGGCGGCAATCCAATGATGTATGACTTGGTGAAAGAAAAAATTACCGTGGAAAATGGCATGCTTTCTGCACCCACTGCGCCCGGCTTGGGGCTGACGCCAAACTGGGATTTTGTACATGAATTCAAGCAAAAAGTATCATAG
- a CDS encoding sugar phosphate isomerase/epimerase family protein: MELSIHNWMRAETIEKTVERIASLGYEKIEIQGTPEAYDTKYVGKLLSDHGMSCWGSVTLMLEDRNLLAKDKAQRAKSVQYVKDVVTMVKELNGTMVSVVPATVGKIIPDGRPDEEWQWAVEGMQEIYAYAESLGILLGVEPINRFETYFINRGDQALALAKAVGPNCGVCLDTFHMNIEEDDMFDAIRRAKGRLVGFHVADNNRMAPGMGKLDWKKIIATLQEIGYNEVLSVEFCSPLDRTPANPYPNSIETNPEGLSPEQKKFLEDHGSSAVTEKFYTMLTKKSVETLRALIV, from the coding sequence ATGGAATTGTCGATACACAACTGGATGCGCGCCGAAACGATCGAAAAAACGGTGGAAAGAATTGCATCTTTAGGTTACGAAAAAATTGAAATCCAGGGCACACCAGAAGCCTACGATACCAAATATGTTGGCAAGTTGCTCAGTGATCATGGCATGTCCTGTTGGGGTTCGGTAACGCTGATGCTGGAAGACCGCAACTTGTTGGCAAAAGACAAAGCCCAACGGGCTAAATCGGTACAGTACGTCAAAGACGTGGTGACCATGGTCAAAGAACTCAATGGCACTATGGTATCGGTGGTACCGGCCACCGTGGGCAAAATCATCCCCGATGGCCGCCCCGATGAAGAATGGCAATGGGCGGTAGAAGGTATGCAAGAGATTTATGCATACGCCGAAAGCCTCGGGATTTTGCTCGGCGTAGAACCCATCAACCGTTTCGAAACCTATTTCATCAATCGTGGTGACCAGGCGCTGGCACTGGCCAAAGCAGTAGGGCCGAACTGTGGCGTTTGTTTGGATACCTTCCACATGAACATCGAAGAAGACGACATGTTTGATGCCATTCGCCGGGCCAAAGGGCGTTTGGTTGGTTTTCATGTGGCCGACAACAACCGCATGGCACCGGGTATGGGCAAGCTGGATTGGAAAAAAATCATCGCCACCCTCCAGGAAATAGGATACAACGAGGTGTTGTCGGTAGAGTTCTGCTCGCCCTTAGACCGCACCCCCGCCAACCCATACCCCAATTCCATTGAAACCAATCCAGAAGGACTGAGTCCAGAACAAAAGAAATTCCTCGAAGACCACGGTAGTTCGGCGGTAACTGAGAAATTTTACACCATGTTGACCAAAAAATCTGTAGAAACACTTAGAGCGCTTATTGTATGA
- a CDS encoding PVC-type heme-binding CxxCH protein, protein MSFHLKSFFSIVILMFMVFGAFRFQTPDTIEIPQGAHISLIGGNLGSRMMNYGHFETEMHVRYPEKSLLIRNMCDGGDTPGFRPHASRFLPWAFPGAEKFQTEYATNSNSEGHFDSPDQWLTKLNTDIIIAFFGYSESFQGKAGLENYKAELDAFIKHTLSQKYNGSSAPQLALVSPTAFEDLTSIYDLPNGEKENDNLWLYTKAMKEVAQQNKVQFVDAFTPSKQWYASTPEPLTIDGAQLNDAGYKKLATLLTNEIFGNAAAKAEANRSLIHAAVMEKNWMWHNDYKIPNGVHVYGRRYNPFGPDNYPAEIEKIRQMTTIRDKAIWLAAQKGEKTDLAAADKTTRTLPEVKTNFNPERNGSLNYLYGKDALAKLKVPSGYKIELFASEAEFSDLANPVQMSFDNKGRLWVATMPSYPHYKPGDAKPNDKLIILEDTNNDGKADKQTVFVDGLHLPLGFEFAPEGVYVSQGTNLKLFTDTNGDDKADKVEIMMSGFDDHDTHHNSSAFCADPSGAIYTGEGVFLHTSVETAYGTVRATNGGFYRYSPQLHKLDRIAQLAIPNPWGIAFDQWGQPFFAETSSPDVRWMTPGTVLPRYGESTHKGVQLIEKDHMVRPTSGLEFVSSRHFPDEVQGDMLINNTIGFLGMKQHQIWDEGTGYKTKHRQDLVVGEDRNFRPVDMEFAPDGSLYLVDWHNILIGHMQHNARDPLRDHVHGRIYRITYPSRPLVTPAKIDGASIETLLDNLKLPEYRSRYRTRRELRGRKPAEVLPKLNQWLSALDKTDPKFEQYQLEGLWVSWGLNKVDQALLKKLLQAKDYHVRAAAVEVLRFTGHQVKDQAELLMQAAKDDHSRVRLGAIVAASWIGKEKGLPILEEAQKKPLDDWMVYAHETAVAHLSDRAVKKTKEVYSTTNLKGKDFESFNLGKEIYAKEGYCITCHQADGNGLPASGFPPLSGTEWVTGSEDRLIKIILKGLMGPIEVKGKAYEGMVPMTPFEGLLKDEEVAAIATYIRNSFGNSASVVQAEKVKQIRAKLKGAKVFYQSKKLLKEHPLEAKTGK, encoded by the coding sequence ATGTCTTTTCACCTCAAGTCTTTTTTTTCCATTGTTATCCTGATGTTCATGGTTTTTGGGGCTTTCCGATTCCAAACCCCGGATACCATTGAAATTCCCCAAGGTGCCCACATCTCCCTGATTGGAGGCAACCTCGGATCGCGGATGATGAATTACGGCCATTTTGAGACCGAAATGCACGTGCGTTATCCCGAAAAATCCCTCTTGATCCGCAACATGTGCGATGGAGGAGACACCCCGGGGTTTCGGCCACATGCTTCGCGCTTTTTACCCTGGGCTTTCCCTGGAGCCGAAAAATTTCAAACTGAATACGCCACCAATTCCAACAGCGAAGGCCATTTCGACAGCCCCGATCAATGGCTGACCAAACTCAATACCGACATCATCATTGCCTTTTTTGGCTATAGTGAGTCTTTTCAAGGCAAAGCTGGTCTGGAAAATTACAAGGCAGAACTCGATGCCTTCATCAAACATACCCTCAGCCAAAAGTACAACGGAAGCTCGGCGCCGCAATTGGCCCTGGTTTCCCCTACCGCTTTTGAAGACCTGACCAGCATCTACGATCTGCCCAATGGCGAAAAAGAAAACGACAACCTGTGGCTCTACACCAAGGCCATGAAAGAGGTCGCCCAACAAAACAAGGTGCAATTTGTCGATGCCTTTACGCCCTCCAAACAATGGTACGCCAGCACCCCGGAGCCTTTAACCATCGATGGCGCTCAACTCAATGATGCCGGATATAAAAAGCTGGCCACTTTATTGACCAATGAAATTTTTGGCAACGCTGCGGCCAAAGCTGAAGCCAATCGCAGCCTGATCCATGCCGCAGTCATGGAAAAAAACTGGATGTGGCACAACGACTATAAAATTCCCAACGGGGTGCATGTTTATGGCCGTCGGTACAATCCCTTTGGTCCCGATAATTACCCCGCCGAAATCGAGAAGATCCGGCAAATGACCACCATCCGCGACAAGGCGATCTGGTTGGCGGCTCAAAAAGGAGAAAAAACGGACCTTGCAGCGGCTGACAAGACCACCCGTACTTTACCCGAGGTCAAGACAAATTTCAACCCCGAAAGAAATGGTAGCCTGAACTACCTGTATGGCAAGGATGCACTGGCCAAACTCAAAGTACCCTCCGGCTATAAAATTGAACTCTTCGCGTCCGAAGCCGAATTCAGCGACCTGGCCAACCCCGTGCAAATGTCTTTTGACAACAAAGGCCGGCTTTGGGTGGCTACCATGCCCAGTTACCCACATTACAAGCCGGGTGATGCCAAACCCAATGACAAATTGATCATCCTGGAAGACACCAATAACGACGGCAAAGCCGACAAACAAACGGTCTTCGTGGATGGTTTGCACCTCCCGCTGGGTTTTGAATTTGCCCCGGAAGGTGTATATGTCTCGCAAGGAACCAACCTTAAATTGTTCACGGATACCAATGGCGATGATAAGGCGGATAAAGTAGAAATCATGATGAGTGGTTTTGACGACCACGATACCCACCACAACAGCAGTGCCTTTTGTGCCGATCCATCCGGAGCGATTTATACCGGTGAGGGAGTCTTTTTGCATACCAGCGTTGAAACCGCCTACGGAACTGTCAGGGCAACCAATGGTGGCTTTTACCGCTACAGCCCGCAGTTGCACAAACTGGACCGGATTGCTCAACTGGCCATCCCCAACCCCTGGGGCATTGCTTTTGACCAGTGGGGCCAACCCTTTTTTGCCGAAACTTCCAGCCCTGATGTGCGTTGGATGACGCCGGGTACGGTTTTGCCCCGTTATGGCGAGTCGACCCACAAAGGAGTGCAACTGATCGAAAAAGACCACATGGTACGTCCTACTTCGGGTCTGGAGTTTGTTTCCAGCCGCCATTTTCCGGACGAGGTGCAAGGCGATATGCTGATCAACAACACCATTGGTTTTCTGGGGATGAAACAACACCAAATTTGGGACGAAGGCACGGGCTACAAAACCAAACACCGCCAGGATCTGGTTGTAGGTGAAGATCGGAATTTCCGCCCAGTAGACATGGAATTTGCCCCCGACGGCTCGCTGTATCTCGTTGACTGGCACAACATCCTGATTGGGCACATGCAGCACAACGCACGTGATCCTCTGCGCGACCACGTGCATGGCCGGATTTACCGCATCACCTATCCATCACGGCCCTTGGTCACTCCCGCAAAAATTGATGGGGCCAGCATCGAAACACTGCTGGACAACCTGAAACTGCCCGAATACCGCAGCCGCTATCGCACGAGAAGAGAGCTAAGGGGCAGAAAACCTGCTGAGGTTTTACCAAAACTGAACCAATGGCTCAGTGCTCTGGACAAAACTGATCCCAAATTCGAGCAATACCAACTGGAAGGATTATGGGTAAGCTGGGGCTTGAATAAAGTGGATCAAGCTTTACTCAAAAAATTGTTGCAAGCCAAAGATTACCACGTCAGAGCCGCCGCCGTAGAGGTGTTGCGTTTTACCGGGCATCAGGTCAAAGACCAGGCGGAACTGTTGATGCAAGCCGCCAAAGATGACCACAGCCGGGTGAGATTGGGCGCCATAGTAGCAGCTTCCTGGATCGGCAAGGAAAAGGGGCTGCCCATTCTGGAAGAAGCCCAAAAGAAACCTCTGGACGATTGGATGGTGTATGCCCATGAAACAGCAGTGGCACACTTGAGCGATAGAGCGGTGAAAAAAACCAAAGAGGTATACAGCACCACCAACCTCAAGGGGAAGGACTTTGAGTCGTTTAATTTGGGTAAAGAAATTTATGCCAAAGAAGGCTACTGCATTACCTGCCACCAGGCCGATGGCAATGGTTTGCCCGCATCGGGTTTCCCGCCTCTTTCCGGTACTGAATGGGTGACGGGCAGTGAAGACCGACTCATCAAAATTATCCTCAAAGGGCTAATGGGTCCGATAGAAGTAAAGGGCAAAGCCTACGAAGGAATGGTGCCCATGACTCCCTTTGAAGGACTGCTCAAGGACGAAGAAGTGGCGGCCATTGCAACGTATATTCGCAATTCTTTTGGGAACTCTGCATCGGTGGTTCAAGCTGAAAAAGTGAAGCAGATCAGGGCCAAACTTAAAGGAGCAAAAGTTTTTTACCAAAGCAAAAAATTGCTCAAAGAACATCCTTTGGAGGCTAAAACGGGCAAATAG
- a CDS encoding ThuA domain-containing protein, which translates to MKKGFLLFLLLSAACFSFAQKKPLIVFVTGDHEYSGEQTLPLIAAELEKNYGFQTKVLKAYPNQNAEKDIPGLESLKDADLAIFYLRWRQLPPEQLALIEDYLKSAKPLMGFRTTTHAFNFPKDHPSARWNAFGEFALNAPPGWGGKAGHTHYGHESTTDVTIIEAAKKHPILKGVSPSFHASSWLYRVLPDYPTKGSEWLLMGKSVNPDKAAIDNPVAWVGTNSYGAKIFTTTLGHPEDFKVEAFQRLLINAIHWELGKKVPKKWKGKIAIDVPYRGIVK; encoded by the coding sequence ATGAAAAAGGGGTTTCTCCTGTTTCTTCTGCTCTCTGCGGCCTGTTTTTCTTTTGCGCAGAAAAAACCACTCATCGTATTTGTTACCGGAGACCATGAATACAGTGGCGAACAAACCCTTCCCTTGATCGCGGCAGAATTGGAAAAAAATTACGGCTTTCAAACCAAAGTACTCAAAGCCTACCCCAATCAAAATGCCGAAAAAGACATCCCCGGCCTGGAAAGCCTGAAAGACGCCGATCTGGCCATTTTCTACCTGCGCTGGCGGCAATTGCCCCCCGAACAATTGGCCTTGATTGAAGACTACCTCAAGTCAGCGAAGCCCCTCATGGGTTTTCGTACCACCACCCACGCGTTCAATTTTCCCAAAGATCATCCCTCGGCGCGCTGGAATGCTTTTGGTGAATTTGCCCTCAACGCGCCTCCCGGATGGGGCGGCAAAGCCGGGCATACCCACTATGGGCATGAAAGTACCACCGATGTGACGATCATCGAAGCGGCTAAAAAACATCCGATTTTGAAGGGGGTATCGCCCAGTTTTCATGCCAGTTCATGGTTGTACCGCGTGTTGCCCGATTACCCGACCAAAGGCTCGGAATGGCTGTTGATGGGCAAATCCGTCAATCCAGACAAGGCCGCCATCGATAACCCAGTGGCCTGGGTGGGTACCAATTCTTATGGCGCAAAAATCTTCACCACTACCCTCGGCCACCCCGAAGATTTTAAAGTGGAGGCCTTTCAGCGTCTGCTCATCAATGCCATCCATTGGGAATTAGGCAAAAAAGTACCTAAAAAATGGAAAGGAAAAATTGCGATTGACGTACCTTATCGCGGCATTGTGAAGTAA
- a CDS encoding CvpA family protein: MIIDVLFLIVAASGFWYGYSRGIIETLVRYISILFGIMASLRFSPAMTNFLKDLTQYNSPLMFLAGFLLTLFLTMFLLRTLGRGLVGILQTININFINQILGGVFSAAFSSLIYSCLLWFVLASATTSANEAVIESRTYVYLKDYPKTVWGLMRKAQPIFVDFWEYSLDVMDEVQNLTDKSETENIYDIEDEEDSGTVDENSPYN, from the coding sequence ATGATCATCGACGTACTTTTTTTGATCGTTGCCGCCTCTGGATTTTGGTACGGTTATTCCCGTGGGATAATTGAAACCTTGGTCAGGTACATTTCCATTTTATTTGGAATTATGGCTTCGCTGCGCTTTTCCCCCGCAATGACCAACTTCCTCAAAGACCTCACTCAATACAACAGCCCGCTGATGTTTTTGGCTGGCTTTTTGTTGACTTTGTTCCTAACCATGTTTTTGCTGCGCACCTTGGGTCGTGGTTTGGTCGGGATCTTGCAGACCATCAACATCAATTTCATCAATCAGATTTTAGGAGGCGTATTCTCTGCTGCTTTTTCTTCGCTCATTTATAGCTGCTTGCTGTGGTTCGTATTGGCCTCAGCTACCACCAGCGCCAATGAAGCGGTCATAGAATCGCGTACTTATGTGTATTTAAAAGATTACCCCAAAACCGTTTGGGGTTTGATGCGAAAAGCTCAACCCATTTTTGTGGATTTTTGGGAATATTCTCTTGATGTGATGGATGAGGTTCAGAATTTGACCGATAAATCGGAAACCGAAAACATTTACGACATTGAGGACGAGGAGGACAGCGGTACGGTTGACGAAAATAGTCCCTACAACTAA
- a CDS encoding lysoplasmalogenase, which produces MQTREKTLLIVFAIASLGNLVATLLPSAELNYLTKPLLLLSLLVAWQSAQQPSNSFSRLIAGAFLFSWFGDLLLMLVSSALGQQVPFFILGLGSFLVAHLFFIRAFWHWKGKRRGLIEQNPWLLLPFLLFWALLIYILWPGLGDLRIPVLAYSLVIIVMTASAHNLGKLLLTPYYGYLSLGTILFVLSDSLIAINKFSTPLPLASFWIMATYIAAQYLIYCGARKMKNEK; this is translated from the coding sequence ATGCAAACTAGAGAAAAAACGCTGCTGATTGTTTTTGCAATCGCATCTTTGGGCAACCTTGTCGCAACATTGCTGCCTTCCGCTGAGCTTAATTACCTGACCAAGCCATTGTTGTTGCTGAGCTTATTGGTCGCCTGGCAATCTGCTCAACAGCCATCCAATTCCTTTAGCAGATTGATTGCGGGTGCGTTTCTTTTTTCCTGGTTTGGTGATCTTTTGCTGATGCTGGTTTCCAGTGCACTAGGCCAACAAGTTCCTTTTTTCATTTTGGGCCTGGGCAGTTTTTTGGTCGCCCATTTGTTTTTCATTCGGGCATTTTGGCATTGGAAAGGAAAGCGTCGAGGGCTCATTGAACAAAATCCCTGGCTCTTGCTGCCATTTCTCTTGTTTTGGGCGCTCTTGATCTACATTTTGTGGCCAGGATTAGGCGATCTGCGCATTCCAGTGCTGGCCTACAGCCTGGTGATCATTGTCATGACTGCCAGCGCACACAACCTGGGGAAGTTGTTGCTTACACCTTATTATGGTTACTTAAGTCTGGGAACCATACTCTTTGTACTTTCCGATAGTTTGATTGCCATCAACAAATTCAGTACACCGCTGCCCCTGGCTTCTTTTTGGATTATGGCGACGTATATCGCAGCGCAGTATTTGATTTATTGCGGAGCGAGAAAAATGAAAAATGAAAAATGA
- a CDS encoding GNAT family N-acetyltransferase has product MSTQEEQYRAWASACTHLPIFFQPWWLDAVCPGQWAVALAKDEGGKITAVLPFHHTQKWFLPGIDMPILTPYLGPWYDFPVGIKKATRYALEHAALEQMLAQLPRHVFFRQRWHPQLSNALALRWQGFRLDIKYTYCLDLGKGELEKDFTAALRNNIRNAEKQYRVEKSQSAEGFYALNRQSFAAQQIQMPYSEVQFLQLDQQALLHESRSLYRAIHGASGAVEAAIYMVYDQQYAYLLATGRLPSAHSGAVALLIGQAMQDLAAAGIQVFDFEGSSLRGVEGFFRQFGGTLKMGLVVKRMLGR; this is encoded by the coding sequence GTGAGTACCCAGGAGGAACAATACCGCGCCTGGGCCAGTGCTTGTACCCACTTGCCCATATTTTTCCAACCCTGGTGGCTGGATGCCGTGTGCCCTGGCCAGTGGGCCGTAGCCCTGGCCAAAGATGAGGGTGGAAAAATCACCGCAGTCCTGCCATTTCACCACACCCAAAAGTGGTTCTTGCCCGGTATTGACATGCCCATTTTGACCCCTTATTTGGGGCCCTGGTACGATTTTCCGGTTGGAATAAAGAAGGCGACGCGCTATGCCCTGGAGCATGCTGCGCTGGAACAAATGTTGGCACAGCTTCCGAGGCATGTTTTTTTTCGGCAACGGTGGCACCCGCAGTTGAGCAATGCCCTGGCCTTGCGTTGGCAGGGTTTTCGTTTGGACATCAAATACACCTATTGCCTCGATCTGGGCAAAGGGGAGCTGGAAAAGGATTTTACCGCCGCCCTGCGCAACAACATCCGCAATGCAGAAAAGCAATATCGGGTAGAGAAGTCACAATCGGCAGAGGGTTTTTATGCGTTGAATCGCCAAAGTTTTGCGGCACAGCAAATCCAGATGCCTTATTCTGAAGTACAATTTTTACAATTGGATCAACAAGCTTTGCTTCATGAGTCACGTTCTTTGTACCGGGCCATTCATGGTGCTTCGGGCGCAGTGGAAGCCGCCATTTACATGGTGTACGACCAGCAGTATGCCTACCTCCTGGCAACCGGGCGACTACCCTCGGCGCACAGTGGGGCCGTGGCTTTGCTGATTGGACAGGCCATGCAGGATTTGGCAGCAGCAGGGATTCAGGTTTTTGATTTTGAAGGAAGTAGTCTGCGGGGCGTAGAGGGATTTTTTCGGCAGTTTGGTGGAACCCTGAAGATGGGACTGGTGGTAAAAAGAATGCTCGGACGATGA